The following are from one region of the Vitis riparia cultivar Riparia Gloire de Montpellier isolate 1030 chromosome 9, EGFV_Vit.rip_1.0, whole genome shotgun sequence genome:
- the LOC117921893 gene encoding uncharacterized protein LOC117921893 translates to MSDLDPFIMQHHLPILPHAKPVKQKLRRLHPRWSLHVKEEIRKQLSVGFLSVVEYPEWLANVVPVPKKDGKVRVCVDFRDLNKASPKDDFPLPHIDLLVDSTVGHPMLSFMDVATYQRAATTLFHDMMHTDVEVYVDDMIRDRTDHLAALQRFFERIRQFRLRLNPKKCTFGVASGKLLGHIVSERDICEPIFRLLRKNQPTVWSDDCQRAFERIKECLLSPPVLVPLTPGRLLLLYLSVSDMALGCMLAQLDDLGKECAIYYLSKRMLEYECNYIMIERLCLALVWATRRLRHYMTEYSVLLVSQLDPLRYLFDRPVLTGKLMRWLVLLTEFDIHYVTHKSVKGSIIADHLASLPISDDKSVDDDFPDEQIVSMTSIKGWRLYFDGAANQSRFGIGILLISPQGDHIPRSVRLAFSDHHRLTNNIVEYEACITGLETALDLVIRQLEIHGDSNLVIQQTQGIWRTRDEKLKPYHAYLDLLIDGFDVLRYIHLPREENQFVDALATLASMIVIPAGVTVRLLLIETRFAPAYYCLIGEIKDQIELPWYHDIYQFLSCDTYPESTSTKDRRALRQLATRFVICGDALYRRSPDGLLLLCLDRTSTDRVMREVHAGVCGPHMGGHMLARKIMRVGYFWLTMETDCCQFVQRCQECQMHGDLIHVPPSELHALTSPWPFSIWGVDIIGKISPKSSSGHEYILVAIDYFTKWVEAASYARLTATRVAKFIRSHIICRYGVPHELISDRGVHFRGEVDTLIQEYGIQHHRSSVYRPQTNGAVEAVSITSGDIEGHILFFHSIYLSQARDQRQTIQTVGTIEGTFTRCFDMFILGHAPVLACWLWFLYMYAGIPFHLAMLWASEFE, encoded by the exons atgTCGGACCTTGACCCCTTCATAATGCAACATCACCTGCCCATTTTACCACATGCTAAGCccgttaagcagaaattgaggagACTACACCCTCGATGGAGTTTGCATGTTAAGGAAGAAATTCGGAAGCAACTTAGTGTTGGCTTCTtgtcagtggttgagtatcctgaGTGGCTAgctaatgtcgtccctgttcccaaaaaggacggtaAGGTTAGGGTTTGTGTTGACTTTCGAGATCTGAATAAGGCcagccctaaggatgattttcccctCCCACACATTGATCTGTTGGTTGATAGCACTGTAGGGCATCCGATGTTGTCCTTCATGGATG tagccacttatcagagagctgCTACTACTCTGTTCCATGATATGATGCACACAGATGTCgaggtatatgtggatgacatgatacGAGACAGGACAGATCACTTAGCAGCCTTACAaaggttctttgagaggatcagacagTTCAGGCTGAGATTGAATCCCAAAAAGTGCACCTTTGGGGTGGCTTCTGGAAAATTGTTGGGACACATTGTTAGTGAGCGAG acatttgtgagcctATCTTCCGCCTTCTGAGGAAGAATCAGCCTACAGTTTGGAGTGATGATTGTCAGCGCGCTTTTGAGAGGATTAAGGAGTGTCTCCTTTCTCCTCCGGTTTTAGTGCCTCTCACACCGGGACGTCTTTTGCTTCTGTACTTatcagtttcagacatggccttaggatgcatgttagctcagcttGATGATTTAGGGAAAGAGTGTGCCAtctattatttgagtaagaggatgcttgaGTATGAGTGCAACTACATTATGATTGAACGCctttgcttggcattggtttgggccactagAAGACTTagacattacatgacagagtattcCGTGCTCTTGGTCTCACAATTGGACCCGTTGAGGTATCTATTTGACAGGCCTGTTCTGACCGGTAAGCTCATGAGATGGCTGGTATTGTTAacagagtttgatattcattatGTCACACACAAGTCAGTAAAAGGAAGCATTATTGcagatcatctagcttctttaccgATATCCGATGACAAATcggttgatgatgatttccctgATGAGCAGATCGTTTCAATGACTAGTATTAAGGGATGGCggttgtactttgatggtgccgCCAATCAGTCGAGGTTTGGCATTGGTATCTTGTTAATATCACCACAGGGTGATCATATCCCCAGATCAGTCCGATTAGCATTTTCCGATCATCACCGGTTGACGAATAATATTGTGGAGTATGAAGCTTGCATTACAGGTTTGGAGACTGCACTTGATCTTGTCATTAGACAGTTAGAGATCCACGGGGATTCCAATTTGGTTATACAGCAAACTCAGGGTATCTGGAGGACTCGGGATGAGAAGCTAAAACCCTACCATGCTTACTTAGACCTGTTGATTGATGGATTTGATGTGTTAAGGTATATACATCTGCCCAGGGAGGAGAATCAGTTTGTCGATGCATTAGCCACCTTGGCTTCTATGATTGTGATCCCCGCGGGGGTGACCGTTAGGCTATTGCTGATTGAAACTAGGTTTGCACCAGCTTACTATTGTCTGATTGGAGAGATAAAGGATCAGATTGAGTTGCCATGGTATCACGATATTTATCAGTTTCTGTCATGCGACACTTACCCAGAGTCAACCTCgaccaaggataggagagcattgagacagttggccactagatttgtTATTTGCGGGGATGCACTGTATAGGAGATCACCTGATGGCCTGTTATTATTATGTCTAGACCGTACATCtacagatcgagtgatgagagaggttcatgcagggGTCTGTGGCCCACACATGGGAGGTCATATGCTAgctcgtaagatcatgagggTTGGCTActtttggttgaccatggagacagattgttgccaGTTTGTACAGAGATGTCAGGAGTGTCAGATGCATGGAGACTTGATACACGTGCCACCTTCTGAGTTGCATGCACTCACATCCCCTTGGCCATTTTCAATATGGGGtgttgatattattgggaagatctCGCCCAAGTcctccagtggtcatgagtacATCTTAGTAGCCATTgactatttcaccaagtgggtggaagccgcTTCCTATGCTAGATTGACAGCGACCAGGGTGGCCAAATTCATCAGATCGCACATTATCTGCCGATACGGGGTCCCTCACGAGCTGATTTCTGATAGAGGAGTGCATTTCAGGGGCGAGGTGGACACGTTGATTCAGGAGTATGGCATTCAGCATCACAGATCGTCTGTGTACAGGCCACAAACTAACGGGGCAGTTGAGGCc GTCTCCATTACTTCGGGGGATATCGAGggtcacatattgtttttccaTTCAATTTACTTGTCTCAGGCTCGTGATCAGAGACAGACGATACAAACAGTTGGGACCATTGAGGGCACCTTTACTCGATGTTTTGACATGTTCATACTGGGGCATGCCCCCGTCCTTGCATGCTGGCTGTGGTTTTTGTACATGTACGCAGGCATTCCGTTTCACCTAGCGATGTTATGGGCATCAGAGTTTGAGTAA